One segment of Rhodanobacter thiooxydans DNA contains the following:
- a CDS encoding DEAD/DEAH box helicase — protein MSSPLADFHPAVAAWFRGAFAAPTAAQAAAWPSIRAGAHTLVAAPTGSGKTLTAFLAAIDELVREGVAHGGVLADATTVLYVSPLKALSNDIHINLEAPLEGIRAELEKLGLPDVAIRTAVRTGDTPQVERNLLRKVPPHILVTTPESLYVLLGSASGRSMLAGVRTVIVDEIHAIAGSKRGSHLALSLERLESLCQRRLLRIGLSATQKPIEKVAGFLVGTGEKPELATLTPPPASRRRSGGGKALDLEPTSKSTPPQPSPASRGGSYATIIDVGHTRPRDLAIEVPPVPLEAVMSNDCWELVYDRLAQLVQAHRTTLVFVNTRRMAERAARHLSERLGKEHVAAHHGSLAKELRLDAEQRLKRGELKVLVATASLELGIDIGEVDLVCQLGSPRSIAAFLQRAGRSGHSIDGTPKARLFPATRDDLIECAALLDCVRRGELDALVMPPQPLDVLAQQIVAEVACSEWDEDALYALVRRAHPYRELARSEFDAVVRMLAEGFTTRQGPRAAYIHRDAVNRQLRPRRSARLTALTSGGTIPDTADYKVVLEPQAIIVGTVNEDFAVESMAGDIFQLGNASYRIQRVERDRLRVEDAHGAPPSIPFWLGEAPGRSDELSFSVSRLREEISAQLDAGGVPAAVAWLHEQLGLDETAAQQLADYLARARAALGVLPSQHTLVLERFFDESGGTQLVIHTPWGSRINRAWGLALRKRFCRQFNFELQAAATEDAIVLSLSTSHSFPLEEVAHYLHSNSAEHVLVQALLDAPLFPARWRWNAVTALALPRFTGGKKTPPPLQRMKSEDLLAAVFPDQVACLENIVGEREVPDHPLVNQTMHDCLREAMDVDGLLAILRQLEGGEIAIVARDLTAPSPLAAEVLNAAPYAFLDDAPLEERRTQAVQTRRWNDADSADDLGRLDPNAIAAVREEAWPQVRDADEMHEALTLLGFVTTAEVDANSGWQERLQSLSKAQRATRLGEVWTTAEQLPLWQALHPAAAMQPPIAAPTEYAAQAWSREDAVLELVRHRLGGLGPVTAAALTASLAIDTGEVEQALLRLQAEGYVMQGRFTADAADTEWCERHLLARIHRYTIGRLRREIEPVSRRALMRFLFDWQHVSATTRLNGPDALVATLAQLEGYEAAAGAWEAEILPARVADYSIHWLDELCRAGRIGWTRLRTGTGGGGGPVRSTPIVLLPRREMAFWTAVASSDDAQEILLSSRAQAVADALREHGALFFDELLADTRLLRTELEDALGELVAAGRISADSFAGLRALLLPAAKRDGARHRRTRRHAFGGIEDAGRWVLARGAAKSTPPQPSPAAQGREHDVASIAPPLARPEGTSFGRRGRSGGGEALDSDAIEYIARALLRRYGVVFWKLLEREAPWLPSWRELLRVYHRLEARGEIRGGRFVEGLVGEQFALPEAIAPLRAARSRADDGELVCLSGCDPLNLVGTVLAGDKVPALAGARVLYRDGMPIAALVGGKVVPLIELSAADSQLAKHALLRYPPSPPEALAAMR, from the coding sequence ATGTCGTCCCCGCTCGCCGATTTCCATCCTGCCGTCGCCGCCTGGTTCCGCGGCGCGTTCGCCGCACCCACCGCGGCGCAGGCCGCCGCGTGGCCATCGATCCGCGCCGGAGCGCACACCCTGGTCGCCGCACCCACCGGCTCGGGCAAGACGCTGACCGCGTTCCTCGCCGCCATCGACGAACTGGTGCGCGAAGGCGTCGCCCACGGCGGCGTGTTGGCCGATGCCACCACGGTGCTCTACGTGTCGCCGCTGAAGGCGCTGTCGAACGACATCCACATCAACCTGGAAGCGCCGCTGGAAGGCATCCGCGCCGAGCTGGAGAAACTCGGCCTGCCCGACGTGGCAATCCGCACCGCCGTACGCACCGGCGACACCCCGCAGGTCGAGCGCAACCTGCTGCGCAAAGTGCCGCCGCACATCCTGGTGACCACGCCGGAATCACTGTACGTGTTGCTCGGTTCGGCTTCGGGGCGTTCCATGCTGGCGGGCGTGCGCACGGTGATCGTCGACGAGATCCACGCCATCGCCGGCAGCAAGCGCGGTTCGCACCTCGCGCTGTCGCTGGAACGGCTGGAGTCGCTGTGCCAGCGGCGCTTGCTGCGGATCGGGCTATCGGCGACGCAGAAGCCGATTGAGAAAGTTGCCGGCTTTCTCGTTGGCACAGGTGAAAAACCCGAACTTGCAACCCTGACTCCTCCCCCTGCCAGCAGGAGGAGGTCGGGAGGGGGTAAGGCTCTTGATCTAGAGCCCACAAGCAAGAGCACCCCACCCCAACCCTCCCCTGCGAGCAGGGGAGGGAGCTACGCGACCATCATCGACGTGGGCCACACCCGTCCGCGCGACCTCGCCATCGAAGTACCGCCGGTACCGCTGGAAGCGGTGATGTCGAACGACTGCTGGGAGCTGGTCTACGACCGCCTCGCCCAGCTGGTGCAGGCACATCGCACCACCCTGGTCTTCGTCAACACGCGGCGCATGGCCGAACGCGCCGCGCGGCATTTGTCCGAGCGGTTGGGCAAGGAACACGTGGCGGCGCATCACGGCAGCCTGGCGAAGGAACTGCGGCTGGACGCCGAGCAGCGGCTGAAGCGCGGCGAACTCAAGGTGCTGGTGGCGACCGCCTCGCTGGAGCTGGGCATCGACATCGGCGAGGTCGACCTGGTCTGCCAGCTCGGCTCGCCGCGCTCGATCGCCGCGTTTCTGCAGCGCGCCGGCCGTTCCGGCCACAGCATCGACGGCACGCCGAAGGCGCGGCTATTCCCGGCCACCCGCGACGACCTGATCGAATGCGCCGCCCTGCTCGACTGCGTACGCCGCGGCGAGCTGGACGCACTGGTGATGCCGCCGCAACCGCTCGATGTGCTGGCCCAGCAGATTGTCGCCGAGGTCGCCTGCAGCGAGTGGGACGAGGACGCGCTGTACGCGCTGGTGCGCCGCGCGCATCCCTACCGCGAGCTCGCGCGCAGCGAATTCGATGCGGTGGTGCGCATGCTGGCCGAAGGCTTCACCACCCGGCAGGGTCCGCGCGCGGCGTACATCCATCGCGACGCGGTGAACCGGCAGCTGCGCCCGCGGCGCAGCGCGCGGCTCACCGCGCTGACCTCCGGCGGCACCATTCCCGACACCGCCGATTACAAGGTGGTGCTGGAGCCGCAGGCGATCATCGTTGGCACCGTCAACGAGGATTTCGCAGTCGAGAGCATGGCCGGTGACATCTTCCAGCTCGGCAACGCCAGCTACCGCATCCAGCGCGTCGAGCGCGATCGATTACGGGTGGAAGATGCGCACGGCGCGCCGCCAAGCATCCCGTTCTGGCTGGGCGAGGCACCGGGGCGCAGCGACGAACTGTCGTTCAGCGTGTCGCGGCTGCGCGAGGAGATCTCCGCGCAGCTCGACGCCGGCGGCGTACCGGCCGCCGTGGCGTGGCTGCACGAGCAGCTCGGCCTGGACGAAACCGCCGCACAGCAACTGGCCGACTACCTCGCCCGCGCCAGGGCCGCACTCGGCGTGCTGCCCAGCCAGCACACGCTGGTGCTGGAGCGCTTCTTCGACGAATCCGGCGGCACCCAGCTGGTGATCCACACGCCGTGGGGCAGCCGCATCAACCGCGCCTGGGGGCTGGCGCTGCGCAAGCGCTTCTGCCGCCAGTTCAACTTCGAACTGCAGGCGGCGGCGACCGAGGACGCGATCGTGCTGTCGCTCTCCACCAGCCACAGTTTCCCGCTGGAGGAAGTGGCGCACTACCTGCACTCGAACAGCGCCGAGCACGTGCTGGTGCAGGCCCTGCTGGACGCGCCGCTGTTCCCCGCGCGCTGGCGCTGGAACGCCGTCACCGCGCTGGCGCTGCCGCGCTTCACCGGCGGCAAGAAGACCCCGCCGCCGCTGCAGCGGATGAAGAGCGAAGACCTGCTCGCCGCGGTGTTCCCCGACCAGGTCGCCTGCCTGGAAAACATCGTGGGCGAACGCGAGGTGCCGGATCATCCGCTGGTCAACCAGACCATGCACGACTGCCTGCGCGAGGCGATGGACGTGGACGGGCTGCTGGCGATCCTGCGCCAGCTCGAAGGCGGCGAGATCGCCATCGTCGCGCGCGACCTAACCGCGCCCAGCCCGCTCGCCGCCGAAGTGCTGAACGCCGCGCCGTACGCCTTCCTCGACGACGCGCCGCTGGAGGAACGGCGCACCCAGGCGGTGCAGACCCGCCGCTGGAACGATGCCGACAGCGCCGACGACCTCGGCCGGCTCGACCCCAACGCGATCGCCGCCGTACGTGAGGAAGCGTGGCCGCAGGTGCGCGATGCCGACGAAATGCATGAGGCGTTGACCTTGCTCGGCTTCGTCACGACAGCGGAGGTCGATGCCAACTCCGGCTGGCAGGAACGGCTGCAGTCGCTGTCGAAGGCGCAGCGCGCGACCCGGCTCGGCGAAGTATGGACCACCGCCGAGCAACTGCCGCTGTGGCAGGCGTTGCATCCCGCTGCCGCGATGCAACCGCCGATCGCCGCACCCACCGAATACGCGGCGCAGGCGTGGTCGCGCGAGGACGCCGTGCTGGAACTGGTGCGCCATCGCCTCGGCGGCCTCGGCCCGGTCACCGCGGCCGCCCTGACCGCCTCGCTGGCCATCGATACGGGCGAGGTCGAACAGGCCTTGCTGCGTCTGCAAGCCGAAGGCTACGTGATGCAAGGCCGTTTCACTGCCGATGCCGCGGATACCGAATGGTGCGAACGCCACCTGCTGGCGCGCATCCACCGCTACACCATCGGTCGGCTGCGCCGCGAGATCGAGCCAGTCAGCCGGCGCGCGCTGATGCGCTTCCTGTTTGACTGGCAGCACGTGTCGGCGACCACCCGGCTGAACGGACCGGATGCGCTGGTCGCCACGCTGGCGCAGCTGGAAGGCTACGAGGCCGCGGCCGGTGCGTGGGAAGCGGAGATCCTGCCGGCGCGCGTCGCGGATTACTCGATCCACTGGCTGGACGAGCTGTGTCGCGCCGGTCGCATCGGCTGGACCCGCCTGCGCACCGGCACGGGCGGTGGCGGCGGCCCGGTGCGCAGCACGCCGATCGTGCTGCTGCCGCGACGCGAGATGGCCTTCTGGACGGCCGTCGCCAGCAGTGACGATGCGCAGGAAATCCTGTTGTCCTCGCGCGCCCAGGCCGTGGCCGATGCGTTGCGTGAGCATGGCGCCCTGTTCTTCGACGAATTGCTGGCCGACACTCGCCTGCTGCGTACCGAACTGGAAGATGCCCTGGGTGAGCTGGTCGCTGCCGGCCGGATCAGCGCCGACAGTTTCGCCGGCCTGCGCGCCTTGCTGCTGCCGGCGGCGAAGCGCGACGGCGCGCGGCACCGGCGCACGCGACGGCATGCGTTTGGCGGGATCGAGGATGCGGGACGCTGGGTGCTGGCGCGGGGCGCGGCGAAGAGCACCCCACCCCAACCCTCCCCTGCTGCGCAGGGGAGGGAGCACGACGTGGCAAGCATTGCCCCTCCCCTTGCGCGTCCCGAAGGGACTTCCTTCGGTCGCAGGGGGAGGTCGGGCGGGGGTGAAGCTCTTGACTCCGACGCGATCGAATACATCGCCCGCGCCCTGCTGCGCCGCTACGGCGTGGTGTTCTGGAAGCTGCTGGAACGCGAGGCGCCGTGGCTGCCGTCGTGGCGCGAACTGCTGCGCGTGTACCACCGGCTGGAGGCGCGCGGCGAGATCCGCGGCGGCCGTTTCGTCGAAGGCCTGGTCGGCGAGCAGTTCGCCCTGCCCGAGGCGATCGCGCCGCTGCGTGCGGCGCGCTCACGCGCTGACGACGGCGAGCTGGTCTGCCTCAGCGGCTGCGATCCGCTGAACCTGGTCGGCACCGTGCTGGCCGGCGACAAGGTGCCGGCACTGGCCGGCGCGCGCGTGCTGTACCGCGACGGCATGCCGATCGCCGCGCTGGTCGGCGGCAAGGTCGTGCCGCTGATCGAACTGTCCGCCGCCGACAGCCAGCTGGCAAAGCACGCCCTGCTGCGTTATCCGCCGTCGCCGCCGGAAGCATTGGCGGCGATGCGCTGA
- a CDS encoding acyltransferase family protein, translating to MTPARRLASLDALRGCTVAAMLLVNDPGDWEHVYAPLEHSAWNGCTPTDLVFPFFLFVVGVSVALAILPRLEQGASPSALTRTAMWRALRILALGVAINVVAAWLLPQAHLRFPGVLQRIALCFAGVALFAVYTKPRTQWWAIAALLLGYWGLLLLGGSLAPWANIVSRVDSALFGRFVYLVDPATGRGHDPEGLLGTLPSLASTLLGLRAGCWLRREKFRTLLLAGIACLLLGALWSPWLPFNKNLWTPSFVLWTTGWATLALLAFHALIDRRGWPALGRRFGINAIAAYAGSELMQILLPALGWQEPVYQRLFADWMTPHFGPYVPSLGFALVFVALWWLIVWAMDRRRVYLKL from the coding sequence ATGACGCCGGCGCGGCGTCTTGCCTCGCTCGACGCCCTGCGCGGATGCACCGTGGCGGCGATGCTGCTGGTCAACGATCCGGGCGACTGGGAGCATGTCTACGCACCCTTGGAACACTCGGCGTGGAACGGCTGCACGCCGACCGACCTGGTCTTTCCGTTCTTCCTGTTCGTGGTCGGCGTGTCGGTGGCGCTGGCGATCCTGCCGCGGCTGGAGCAGGGCGCTTCGCCGTCCGCGCTGACCCGCACCGCGATGTGGCGTGCCTTGCGCATCCTCGCGCTGGGCGTGGCGATCAATGTCGTGGCGGCGTGGCTGCTGCCGCAAGCGCACCTGCGTTTCCCCGGCGTGTTGCAACGGATTGCGCTGTGCTTCGCCGGGGTGGCGCTGTTCGCGGTCTACACGAAGCCGCGTACGCAGTGGTGGGCGATCGCGGCGTTGCTGCTCGGCTACTGGGGCTTGCTCCTGCTCGGCGGCTCGCTGGCGCCGTGGGCGAACATCGTCAGCCGTGTCGACAGCGCGCTGTTCGGCCGCTTCGTCTATCTGGTCGATCCGGCGACCGGCCGCGGCCACGATCCGGAAGGCCTGCTCGGCACGTTGCCGTCATTGGCCAGCACCTTGCTGGGCCTGCGCGCCGGTTGCTGGCTGCGCCGCGAAAAATTCCGGACGCTGTTGCTGGCCGGCATCGCATGCCTGCTGCTTGGCGCGCTGTGGTCGCCATGGCTGCCGTTCAACAAGAATCTGTGGACGCCCTCGTTCGTGCTGTGGACCACCGGCTGGGCCACGCTGGCGCTGCTGGCGTTCCACGCACTGATCGACCGGCGTGGCTGGCCAGCACTGGGCCGACGCTTCGGCATCAACGCGATCGCCGCCTACGCCGGCTCCGAACTGATGCAGATCCTGCTGCCCGCGCTGGGCTGGCAGGAGCCGGTCTACCAGCGCCTGTTCGCCGACTGGATGACGCCGCACTTCGGCCCGTACGTGCCGTCGCTGGGGTTCGCGCTGGTGTTCGTGGCGCTGTGGTGGTTGATCGTGTGGGCGATGGATCGGCGGCGCGTCTATCTCAAGCTCTAG
- a CDS encoding beta-N-acetylhexosaminidase produces the protein MTRRLILLGWAAMAMGLAGLAHADAPIPLLPLPAQLRVDAGHFTVDAHTPIVLADDAASTRRTGAWLADLIARTRGLHLPLKHGAATAHAIVLQLDPAAPATNREGYALDVTPAGMRISARDAAGLFYGAVTAWQLLTPDAQHGAVQVPALSIRDQPRFAWRGLMLDSVRHFQTVGEIERLLEQMAQHKLNTFHWHLTDDQGWRIQIKRYPELTRIGAWRTPPDAGHDGKPPRYGGFYTQDEIRRIVAYAAARQITVVPEIDMPGHAQAAVAAYPQLGVTGQRPPVSTDWGVNPYLYNVDDATFTFIDNVLDEVLALFPSTYIHVGGDEAIKDQWQASPAVQARMHALGIANENTLQGWFIDRVGQYLDKHGRKLIGWDEILEGEHLPADATVMSWRGTDGAIKAALLGHDVVLSPSPVLYFDHVQGDAADAYAGRLGVESLQNVYAIPTVPAVLDAVQARHVLGVQANVWTEHMPTMAHVEHAVFPRLDALAEVAWSPPAALVWPGFLARLPAQLARYRAQRIGYADTAFAVDIAVDRNVALATGRATVTLANQTGIGAIRYTLGGSAPTPASPRYDAPFNVTLPATVRATSYAADGSALATPRERVLDRASLLSLPGTMLANCPGSDFRLLLQPAPDAASTQPVYAVNVFNTCQLFPPTLLDGIGAIRVEAVRLPRNFVLAHEQKLVVVHPHATPFGELVVRADHCDGAVLATMPLPDPAHGPREFTLEARLPTPAGEHALCLIYTAPIDGPLYALGRVSLVPPP, from the coding sequence ATGACACGCCGCTTGATCCTGCTGGGCTGGGCAGCCATGGCGATGGGACTGGCCGGGCTTGCCCATGCCGACGCACCGATCCCGCTGTTGCCGCTGCCGGCGCAACTGCGCGTCGACGCCGGCCACTTCACGGTCGACGCGCACACGCCGATCGTGCTCGCCGACGACGCGGCCTCGACCCGGCGCACGGGCGCCTGGCTGGCCGACCTGATCGCGCGCACGCGCGGCCTGCACCTGCCGCTGAAACACGGCGCGGCCACGGCGCACGCGATCGTGCTGCAGCTCGACCCGGCGGCGCCGGCGACGAACCGCGAAGGCTACGCACTGGATGTCACGCCCGCAGGCATGCGCATCAGCGCACGCGATGCCGCCGGCCTGTTCTACGGCGCGGTGACCGCATGGCAGTTGCTTACGCCGGATGCGCAGCATGGCGCGGTGCAGGTACCGGCGCTGTCGATCCGCGACCAGCCGCGCTTCGCCTGGCGCGGACTGATGCTGGATTCCGTGCGGCATTTTCAGACGGTCGGCGAGATCGAGCGCCTGCTCGAGCAGATGGCCCAGCACAAGCTCAACACGTTCCACTGGCACCTCACCGACGACCAGGGCTGGCGCATCCAGATCAAGCGCTACCCCGAGCTGACCCGCATCGGCGCGTGGCGCACGCCGCCGGATGCCGGGCACGACGGCAAACCGCCGCGCTACGGCGGCTTCTACACCCAGGACGAGATCCGGCGCATCGTCGCCTACGCCGCCGCGCGCCAGATCACCGTGGTGCCGGAGATCGACATGCCGGGCCACGCGCAGGCGGCCGTTGCCGCGTATCCGCAGCTCGGCGTCACCGGCCAGCGGCCGCCGGTATCGACCGACTGGGGCGTCAACCCGTATCTGTACAACGTCGACGACGCCACCTTCACCTTCATCGACAACGTGCTCGACGAAGTGCTGGCGTTGTTCCCGTCGACGTACATCCACGTCGGCGGCGACGAGGCGATCAAGGACCAGTGGCAAGCCTCGCCGGCGGTGCAGGCGCGGATGCATGCGCTGGGTATCGCCAACGAGAACACGCTGCAGGGCTGGTTCATCGACCGCGTCGGCCAGTACCTCGACAAGCACGGCCGCAAACTGATCGGCTGGGACGAAATCCTCGAAGGCGAGCACCTGCCGGCCGACGCCACCGTGATGTCCTGGCGCGGTACCGACGGCGCGATCAAGGCGGCGCTGCTCGGCCACGACGTGGTGCTGTCGCCCTCACCGGTCCTGTACTTTGACCACGTGCAGGGCGATGCCGCCGACGCGTACGCCGGCCGCCTCGGCGTGGAGTCGCTGCAGAACGTGTACGCCATCCCGACCGTGCCCGCCGTGCTGGACGCGGTGCAGGCGCGGCACGTGCTCGGCGTGCAGGCCAACGTGTGGACCGAACACATGCCGACCATGGCGCACGTGGAGCACGCGGTGTTCCCGCGGCTGGACGCGCTGGCCGAAGTGGCGTGGTCGCCGCCGGCCGCGCTGGTCTGGCCGGGTTTCCTCGCCCGCCTGCCGGCCCAGCTCGCGCGCTACCGCGCGCAGCGCATCGGCTATGCCGACACCGCCTTCGCGGTGGACATCGCGGTGGACCGCAACGTGGCGCTGGCCACCGGCAGGGCCACGGTCACGCTGGCCAACCAGACCGGCATCGGCGCCATCCGTTACACGCTGGGCGGCAGCGCGCCCACGCCGGCCTCGCCGCGTTACGACGCACCGTTCAACGTGACCCTGCCGGCCACCGTGCGCGCCACCAGCTACGCCGCCGACGGCAGCGCACTGGCCACGCCGCGCGAACGCGTGCTGGATCGCGCCTCGCTGCTGAGCCTGCCCGGCACGATGCTGGCGAACTGCCCCGGCAGCGATTTCCGCCTGCTCCTGCAGCCCGCGCCGGACGCCGCCAGCACCCAGCCGGTGTACGCGGTGAACGTGTTCAACACCTGCCAGCTGTTCCCGCCCACGCTGCTGGACGGCATCGGCGCGATCCGCGTCGAGGCAGTGCGACTGCCGCGCAACTTCGTGCTGGCGCACGAGCAAAAGCTGGTGGTGGTACACCCGCATGCCACGCCGTTCGGCGAGCTGGTGGTGCGTGCCGACCACTGCGACGGCGCCGTGCTGGCCACGATGCCGCTGCCCGATCCCGCGCACGGCCCGCGCGAGTTCACGCTTGAGGCGCGGCTGCCCACGCCGGCCGGCGAACATGCGCTGTGCCTGATCTATACCGCGCCGATCGACGGGCCGTTGTATGCGCTGGGCCGGGTGAGCCTGGTGCCTCCGCCATGA
- a CDS encoding beta-glucosidase family protein → MSRRPRRLSACAFALAVVATATAAGEPPARPWMNASLSPDARAALVVQAMSQDEKFQLITTAYGSASDGKPAPACALGSAACAPAFARLGLPALQETDAGLGVARPLNAHSRDVATALPSGLATAASWDPAVAEAGGAMIGREAHRKGFNVLLAGGVNLLRDPRNGRNFEYAGEDPLLAGVMAGHAVRGIQSQHVVSTLKHYAINDLETGRNTMNAKLDPVAARESDLRAFEIALGIGEPGSVMCAYNRVNGTYACENAWLLDQVLKRDWGYKGFVMSDWGAVHSAAKSALAGLDQQSAGETFDPQVFFAAPLREAIARGEVPQARLDDMVQRILRSLFAVGAIDHPAKAAPIDYAADAKVAQRAAEAGAVLLRNQDKLLPLARALKSVAVIGAHADKGVLAGGGSSAVTAPGGNAVPGLAPTVWPGPVMYHPSAPLAAIARRVGGKASYASGEDIAAAAKLAASSEVAVVFVQQWAAESFDRPHMALDGQQDALVAAVAKANPRTVVVLENNGPVAMPWLAQTAAVLEAWYPGNAGGEAIARLLFGEVDPSGRLPLSWPRDESQLPRPTIAGAGLAAIGLPPQGQPADTVDYDIEGADVGYRWFQRRGSEPLFPFGYGLGYTTFGYGPLTVTTDAAGAVTASFAVTNTGKRAGADVPQLYVQLPGEQVSRLVGWQKLTLQPGQTQRVRLALPAVRFARYDDHGHGWRVAAGSYRLLLGHSSAQIEQRAELRLPAVFPAGAQR, encoded by the coding sequence ATGTCCCGTCGTCCGCGTCGTCTGTCCGCCTGTGCCTTCGCCCTGGCGGTGGTGGCCACTGCCACGGCAGCCGGCGAGCCACCAGCGCGACCCTGGATGAACGCTTCGCTGTCCCCCGATGCGCGCGCCGCGCTGGTGGTGCAGGCGATGAGCCAGGACGAGAAGTTCCAGCTGATCACCACCGCCTATGGCAGCGCCTCCGATGGCAAGCCGGCGCCGGCCTGCGCGCTGGGCTCGGCGGCTTGCGCGCCGGCGTTCGCGCGGCTGGGCCTGCCGGCACTGCAGGAGACCGACGCCGGGCTGGGCGTGGCGCGTCCGCTCAACGCGCACAGCCGCGACGTCGCCACGGCACTGCCTTCCGGCCTGGCCACCGCGGCCAGCTGGGATCCGGCGGTGGCCGAGGCCGGCGGCGCGATGATCGGCCGCGAGGCGCACCGCAAGGGCTTCAACGTGCTGCTGGCTGGCGGCGTCAACCTGCTGCGCGACCCGCGCAACGGCCGCAACTTCGAGTACGCCGGCGAGGACCCGCTGCTGGCCGGCGTGATGGCCGGCCATGCGGTGCGCGGGATCCAGTCGCAACACGTGGTGTCCACGCTCAAGCACTACGCCATCAACGACCTGGAGACCGGCCGCAACACGATGAACGCGAAGCTCGACCCGGTCGCCGCGCGCGAGTCGGACCTGCGCGCGTTCGAGATCGCGCTGGGCATCGGCGAGCCCGGCTCGGTGATGTGCGCGTACAACCGCGTCAACGGCACCTATGCGTGCGAGAACGCGTGGCTGCTCGACCAGGTGCTCAAGCGCGACTGGGGTTACAAGGGCTTCGTGATGTCCGACTGGGGCGCGGTGCACAGCGCGGCGAAGTCCGCGCTGGCCGGGCTGGACCAGCAATCGGCCGGCGAGACATTCGACCCGCAGGTGTTCTTCGCCGCGCCGCTGCGCGAGGCGATCGCCAGGGGCGAGGTGCCGCAGGCGCGGCTGGACGACATGGTGCAGCGCATCCTGCGCAGCCTGTTCGCGGTCGGCGCGATCGACCACCCCGCCAAGGCAGCGCCGATCGACTACGCCGCCGACGCGAAGGTGGCGCAGCGCGCCGCCGAGGCCGGGGCGGTACTGCTGCGCAATCAGGACAAGCTGCTGCCGCTGGCGCGCGCGCTGAAGTCGGTGGCGGTGATCGGCGCGCACGCGGACAAGGGCGTGCTGGCCGGCGGCGGTTCGTCGGCGGTGACCGCGCCGGGCGGCAATGCGGTGCCGGGGCTGGCGCCGACGGTGTGGCCGGGCCCGGTGATGTACCACCCGTCCGCGCCGCTGGCGGCGATCGCCCGGCGCGTCGGCGGCAAGGCCAGCTACGCCAGCGGCGAGGACATCGCGGCCGCGGCGAAGCTGGCCGCTTCGTCCGAGGTGGCGGTGGTGTTCGTGCAGCAGTGGGCGGCCGAGTCGTTCGACCGTCCGCACATGGCGCTGGATGGCCAGCAGGATGCGCTGGTCGCCGCTGTCGCCAAGGCCAACCCGCGCACGGTGGTGGTGCTGGAGAACAACGGCCCGGTGGCGATGCCGTGGCTGGCGCAGACCGCGGCGGTGCTGGAAGCCTGGTACCCCGGCAACGCCGGCGGCGAGGCGATTGCACGGCTGCTGTTCGGCGAAGTGGATCCGTCCGGCCGGCTGCCGCTCAGCTGGCCGCGCGACGAGTCGCAGCTGCCGCGCCCGACCATCGCCGGCGCCGGCCTGGCCGCGATCGGCCTGCCGCCGCAGGGCCAGCCCGCCGACACGGTCGACTACGACATCGAGGGCGCCGACGTCGGCTACCGCTGGTTCCAGCGCCGCGGCAGCGAGCCGCTGTTCCCGTTCGGCTACGGGCTGGGCTACACCACCTTCGGCTACGGCCCGCTGACCGTTACCACCGATGCGGCCGGCGCAGTGACGGCGTCGTTCGCGGTCACCAACACCGGCAAGCGCGCCGGCGCCGACGTGCCGCAGCTCTACGTGCAGCTGCCCGGCGAGCAGGTGTCGCGGCTGGTCGGCTGGCAGAAGCTGACGCTGCAGCCGGGGCAGACGCAACGGGTCCGGCTGGCGCTGCCGGCGGTGCGCTTCGCGCGCTACGACGACCACGGCCACGGCTGGCGCGTCGCCGCCGGCAGCTACCGGCTGCTGCTCGGCCACTCGTCCGCGCAGATCGAACAGCGTGCGGAATTGCGGCTGCCGGCGGTGTTTCCCGCCGGCGCGCAGCGCTGA